The sequence CCTGGCGGCAGCCCGGACCACGTTCGCCGAGCGGGGCTTCGACAAAGCCTCCATCCGCGCCATCGCCGCCACCGCCGGCGTGGACCCAGCGCTGGTACACCACTACTTCGGCAGCAAGAACACGCTCTTCCTCGCCGCGATGAACGCACCGGCCGATCCGGCCGAGGTGCTGCGGACGGTACTCGCCGGGGACCCGGACCAGATCGGGGAGCGACTGATCCGCGCCTTCCTCGGCATCTGGGACTCCCCCGCCGGCACCTCCGCGGTGGCGCTGCTGCGCTCGGCGGTCAGCAACGAGTGGACCGCTCGGCTGCTGCGCGAGTTCCTCACCACGCAGGTGCTGCGCCGGGTCCTCGACCACCTCGAGGTGGACCCGGCGCAGGCACCGCTACGCGGATCGCTGGTGGCCAGCCAACTCTTCGGCCTGGCGATGGCGCGCTACGTGATCCGGCTCGAGCCGATCGCCACCGCTGCCCCCGAGACACTCGTCGACTCGGTCGGGCCCACCATGCAGCGCTATCTCACCGCCCCGCTGGACGGACAGGTCGGCCCGCCCAGCCGCGGTCACCGGGTCTGCTCCAGCCACGAGGCGTAGAGCTGCCCATACACCGACTCGGCGTCGCGGACCAGCTCCTCGTGCGCACCCCGCTGCACGATCCGCCCTCGGTCCACCACGATCACCTCGTCGGCGGCCTGCGCCGTGGAGAGCCGGTGCGCGATGGCGAGCGTTGTCCGGCCGCGGGTCACCGTGTCCAGGGTGCGTTGCAGGCGCAGCTCGGTTGCCGGATCGACCGCGCTGGTGGCCTCGTCGAGCACCAGCAGATCCGGGTCAGCGACGTACGCCCGGGCGAGCGCGACCAGCTGCCGCTCGCCCACACTCAACGCCTCACCGCGCTCCCCCACCGCGGTGTCCAGGCCCGCCGGGAGGCCGTCCAGCCAGTCCGCCAACCCCAACTCCACGAAGGTGGCAGTGAGCTGCTCGTCGGTGAGATCCGGCCGGGCGAAACGGACATTTTCCGCGACGGTGGCGTCGAAGAGGAACCCGTCCTGTGGGACCATCACCACCCGCGAACGAAGCGCGCCGAAACGCACCTCCCGCAACGGCATCCCGGAGAGCAGCACGTCGCCCTCGGTCGGATCCATCAGCCGGGTGAGCAGCTTCGCGAACGTCGTCTTCCCGCTGCCGGTCTCGCCGACCACCGCCACCCGGCTCTTCGCCGGAATCTCCACCGAGATGTCGTGTAGCACCGGTGCGCCGCCCGGGTAGGCAAAACCCACCGCGACGAAGCGGATATCCAACGGACCCGGCGGGAGCTCCCGCCCCGACTCGCCGGGGTCCGCGACATCCGGCGCAACATCCAACACGTCGAGTACCCGTCGCCAGCCGGCGATCGCGTTCTGCGCCTCGTTGAGCACCTCGGTGGCGATCTGCACCGGCTGCACGAAGAGGGTCACCAGGAACAGGAACGCGGTCACCTCACCGATGCTCAACGTACGGTCAGCGCCGAGCAGCACGCCCAGCACCACCACGCCGGCCAGCGCCAACCCGGCGGCGATCTCACCGACCGAGCTACCCAGGATGCTGATCCGGATAGCCCGCTGCTGGGCCTGCCGCTGGTTGTCGATCGCCTCGTCGAGCCGGCGTGCGGTGCGCCCGGAAATCCCGTACGCCCGAATCACCGGTGCGCCCACCACGCTCTCGGCGATCGCACCGAGCAGCGTGCCGGTGCGCTGCCGCACCACCCCGTACGCGCCGGCGAGCCGCCGCTGAAGCAACCGGATCACGAACACCGCCGGGCCGAACGCCGCGTACACCACCAGGGTCAGCTGCCAGGAGTACGCGAGCATGACGGCCGTGGTGACCACCAGCTGACCTATGTTGATCAGCAGGATCACACCGCCCCACTGGAGGAACTGGGTGATCTGGTCGACATCGCTGGTCACCCGGGACACCAACGACCCACGCCGTTCGGACTGCTGGTGCAGCATCGACAGGTCGTGGACGTGTCGGAAGGCGCGAACCCGCACGTTGGAGAGGGCGGTCTCGCTGACCGTGAACAACCGCCGCATCATCAGGTAGCCACAGGTGGTGGTCACCACGAGCACCGCCGCGGTGACGGTCACCACCGTCCAGACCACATCCAGGCGGAGACCGCCGGCGATGCCGTTGTCGATGCCCTGCTGCACCGCCACCGGCACGGCCGCCCGACCAACCATATAGACCAGCGCCAGGCCGAGCGTGCCCGCCAACCCGACCCGCAACTCCGGAGAGAGCGCCAAGCCCCGCCGCAGCGTCCGCCAGGTCGACTCCTCAGCCGTCGCCTCCGGCGCCATGGTGCTCCTACTCACGTGTCCACCTCCAACTCGCGACTGCGGGGCTCGCAGGCTCACTCCTCGCGCTCAGCGGTCCACCTCCAACTCGCGACTGCGGGGCTCGCAGGCCACTCCTCGCGCTCAGCGGTCCACCTCCAGTTCGAGGCCGGTCGCCAGCGGCGGCGCGACCTCGTCGTACCCCTGCTGCTGGGCCTGCTCCACCTCGGCCTGCTCGTAGGCGGTGACCAGATCGGCGTAGCCGGGCACGGTGGCGAGCAGGTCGGTGTGCGTACCCCGGGCCACCACCCGCCCGTGTTCCAGGTACACCACCTCGTCGGCGAGGGCGATGGTCGCCCGCCGGTAGGCGACCACGAGGATCGACGTCGGCGCTCTCCCCGGCTCCGCAGCGCGTAGCCCGGCCAGGATCGCGGCCTCCACTCGCGGATCAACCGCGCTGGTCGCGTCATCCAGCACCAACAGACGCGGCCGACCGACGAGGGCTCGGGCCAGGGTCAGCCGCTGCCGCTGCCCCCCGGACAGCGATGTGCCCCGCTCCCCGACCCGGGTATCCAGGCCCTCCGGGAGAGCGGCGACGAAGCCGTCCGCACCCGCCAACCGCAGCGCCGCCCAGACCTGCGAATCACCGAGGCCAGGCCGGTCCAGGGTGATGTTCGCCCGCACCGAATCGTCAAAGACGAACGGCACCTGCGCGACGAGCGCAACGGTCCGAGCCAGCGAGTCCGCGGAGAGGTCGCGTACGTCCACCCCGTCGACCTCGACGACACCCGCACGCGGATCAACCAGCCGCACAGCGAGCGAGGTAATGGTGGACTTCCCTGCGCCGGTCGGCCCGACCAGGGCGACCGTCCGCCCCGCCGGCACGGTGAAACCGACCTCACCCAGTACTTCGGCACCCGGCAGGTGCGCCTCGGCCGGCTCGTATGCGAAGTGGACGTCACGGAAGGTGAGTGTTACCGGACCGGCGTCGGCGGGGTCAAGCGTCATCGGGCCGTACGACATCTCGCCGGTGGCGTCGAGTACCTGCCGGACCCGTTCCCAGCCGGCGACGCTGCGCGGCAGCTCGGCCAGGACCCAGCCGATCGCACGAATCGGGAACGCCAGCACGGTGAAGAGATACGCGACGCTGACCAGTTCGGCCACGCTGATCGCACCCTGCCGCAACCGGAGGGTGCCGACCACCAGCACGGCGAGCGTCCCGAGGCCGGGCAGGGTCTCCAGCATGGGATCGAAGACGCCGCGCAGCCGCCCCACGGACACCAGCGCGTCCCGCAGTTCGCGGGCGCGTGCGGCGAACCGCTCGGTCTCCTGCGCCTCCCGGCCCATCGTCTTGACCACCAGCGCGCCGTCGAAGCTCTCGTGGGCGATACCGCTGACCTCGGCCCGCAGCCGCTGGGCACGGGCCTGCCGGGGCGCCATCCGGCGGGAGTAGACGACGTTGAGGGCAAAGAGCGCCGGGAAGACACCCAGCCCGACCAGGGCGAGCGCCCAGTCGGTGACAAAGAGCGAGACCACCGCACCGACCAGCATCACCAGCGTGCCCACGGCGAAGGGCAACGGTGCTACCGGGTGCCACGCGGCCTCGACATCGGAGTTCGCGTTGGACAGCAGAGTGCCGGTGGCGTTGCGCTGATGCCAGGACAGCGGTAGGTCAAGGTAGCGGCGGGTGACCCGACGACGATAGGCGGCCTGGAGACGAAACTGCATGTAGCCGGCCCCGAGTCGGCGGCCGAGGATGCCGACCACCCGCAGAATGCTGAGCCCGAGTAACGCGGCGGCGGCCAGGGCAAGCGCAGCCGTGGGCACCGAACCCTCGGCGATCGCCGGAACAACAACGTCGCCGACCACCGCGCCCACCACGTACGCGCTGGCGACGATCAGCAGCCCGAAGAGCACACTGGAGCTCGCCGCGACCGCGAAGATCCTGGGTTGTTCCCGAATCGCCCGGCCAAGGACGACCAGCCCTCGCCAGAGCACGTCCCGACTCGTCCCGCTCGCCACGTTCTCCCCCGCCGTAAGTTGTCATTATCTCTACCATCCTTACCTGCTGGAGCCAGGTCCGCCGACTCGGACGACCACCCCGGTGCGGTGCAACCGACGGAGCCAGACGTGATGGGCCTACCATCAGGGCATGCCGCAGTACGCCCGGTCGGAGCGGGAGACGCTCGTCGACCTTATGCAGACGTTGGGACCGGAGGCACCAACACTCAACACGGGTTGGACCACCCGGGATCTCGCCGCCCACCTGGTGCTGCGAGAACGCCGCCCGGACGCCGCTGGCGGGATCCTGCTGCCGCCGCTGCGCGAGTACGCCGAGCGGGTCCGTCGACAACTCGCCGCCCGCCCCTGGGAGAGCCTGGTTGACCAGGTACGTCGGCCGCCGGTGTGGAGCCCGATCAGCAATCCGCTGCTCGACGAGGCGGCCAACACGATGGAGTTCTTCATCCATCACGAGGACGTTCGCCGGGCACAGGCCGACTGGCAGCCCCGCGACCTGCCGGCGGGGCTGCAACAGGCGCTGTGGCGCCGGGCGGCGGCGCTGGCCCGGATGGCGCTGCGCCGTTTCCCGGCCGAGGTGCTGGTCCAAGCCCCGGGGTACGGGCAGCGATCGGCCGGTCGGGGCGACGAGCAGCTCCGGATGGTGGGTGCGCCCAGCGAGCTGGTGCTCTTCCTAAGCGGGCGACAACGGGCGGCGCGGGTGCAGATCGACGGCCCGCCGGGACTGGCCGACCGGCTGCGCGACGCCCGGTTGGGGCTGTGACCCGCTCGCCCCGGCGAGGAGTTCCACCCGACCGGCCCTACCTGCGTCAGCCCAGACGGCGGGAACACCCCGCCGTCTGGGCTGACGATGTGGGGCTGATCACAGATTCCGGCCGCGCCACTCGTCCTGCTTGGCCTCGATGGCCAGCTGTTCCCGCAGCGCCGTCCCGCGGATCTGATGCCGGTGTGGCGCGTCCACGACGTACTGCACGATCAACAGCAACAGGCACACCGCCGACAGCAACACCAGGGCGAGCAGACCCGGCAGCCGGTGGGACAGCGGAATCAGTGGGAGGAGCAGCGCGACCGCGGTGACCGGCGGCCAGCGGAGTTTGCGGGGCGCCACAGCGCCCAACGCGATCAGGGTGACCAGAAAGATGATCACACCGCCGTAGAGGCTCAACGCCTCAATGACCGGCAGTGGCAGCCCCCATGCCGGCGTCCGCGGATCCGCCAGGTCATGCAACAGCCGCTTCAGAGCCAGGGCGAACAGGATGATCCCCGCCACCAACGGCAGGTGTAGATAGGTGTAGGCGTAACGGGCGAGCATGCGGCGCGCATCCGGATCCCGGGTCCGGTACAGGGCGTGCTCCATACCGACCGCGAGGCTGTCGAAATACGCCCACCACAGCACGGCGATAACGGCGATGCCCACCACCGCGGCCATCACGACCGGCGCGGTCAACGGCAGGCTGTCGGCGGCCAGGTTCGGTCCGAGCCCCAGCGAAATGATCGACTCTCCCAAGGCGATCAACACGATCAAGCCGTACCGCTCTGCCCAGTGCGCGGCGGAGGTCACCGTCCCCCGCACGCCCAGGCCCGCACCGTACTCGACACCGATCGCGGCAATCCACAACGTGAGCCGAAGCAGCCGCTCGGCGTCCCCCTCGACGAGGTGCTGCGGCACCAACGCGGCGGCGACCAACAGGGCGGTGGCGGTCACCGGCGGCGCGAGCAGCAGCAGCCAGCGCCGACGCAGTTTGGGGTTTGACCGCGCCACCCAGCCGAAGACACCCACCTGGAGCACCCGCACGAGGAAGTAGCAGGCGGCGAAGACGAGCGGACCGGCCAAGCCCTCGGGTACCTCCACGAACGCCGACGGGATACTCAGCGCGAGCACGAAGACCGCGGCCGTGGTGACGAATCCGACCAGCGGGACGCTGCCCTGGTCAACGCGGATCACGTTGCCGAGGGCGGCGAAGCCCACCCAGCACCACCAGAGCAGCGCCAGCGCCAGCAGGCACCGCAGGAGAACGGGCAAGCTGAGGTCGGCGGCGGCCAGCTCGGTGACGTTGAGGAACGCGAATACGAAGACCAGATCGTAGAAGAGCTCGAGGCGCGTGGTCCGGGAACCGGGCGCGCCCGGTTGAACCGCCGGCGACCAGCGGATCCGGTTCTCACGCTCCACCCGGCCAGTCTCCCAATCGGTCCGGCCGTCGCGGGCCGCTTCCGCGGGCCCTACGTGATTCAGGCGATGACCGCCGGCTCCGACCACTGCGGCCGGCCGACGCGGTCCAGGTCGTACCGGACGGCGGCGATCCGGTCGACCGCCTCCACCAAATCGGCGCCGGGCAGGGTGAACGGCAACCGCAGGAAGCGCTCCAGCGTCCCGTCCAGACCGAACCGAGGGCCGGGGGCAAGGCGTACGCCCACCTGCTCGGCAGCTCGGGCGAGCGCGCTGGAGATCGGGCCGTCGAGCTCCGCCCAGAGGGTGACTCCACCGTGCGGCACGGTCACCCGCCACTCGGGCAGGCGCTCGGCGAGGGCACCGAGCAACGCGTCCCGCTGGGCGGTGAGCTGTCCCCGCCGGGCCGCCACGATCGCCGGACCCTGTGCCAGTAGGTGGACGGCGACCAGCTGGTCCAGCACCGGACTCGCCATGTCCACCCCGACCCGGACGGCGGCGAGCCGCTGCACCTGTGGCGCGGAGGCGCGGATCCAGCCGATCCGCAACCCACCCCAGTACGCCTTGCTCATCCCCCCGACGGTGAGCACC comes from Salinispora tropica CNB-440 and encodes:
- a CDS encoding TetR family transcriptional regulator — its product is MVRRTGRRPGNPDTRATILAAARTTFAERGFDKASIRAIAATAGVDPALVHHYFGSKNTLFLAAMNAPADPAEVLRTVLAGDPDQIGERLIRAFLGIWDSPAGTSAVALLRSAVSNEWTARLLREFLTTQVLRRVLDHLEVDPAQAPLRGSLVASQLFGLAMARYVIRLEPIATAAPETLVDSVGPTMQRYLTAPLDGQVGPPSRGHRVCSSHEA
- a CDS encoding TIGR03085 family metal-binding protein, which codes for MPQYARSERETLVDLMQTLGPEAPTLNTGWTTRDLAAHLVLRERRPDAAGGILLPPLREYAERVRRQLAARPWESLVDQVRRPPVWSPISNPLLDEAANTMEFFIHHEDVRRAQADWQPRDLPAGLQQALWRRAAALARMALRRFPAEVLVQAPGYGQRSAGRGDEQLRMVGAPSELVLFLSGRQRAARVQIDGPPGLADRLRDARLGL
- a CDS encoding low temperature requirement protein A — its product is MERENRIRWSPAVQPGAPGSRTTRLELFYDLVFVFAFLNVTELAAADLSLPVLLRCLLALALLWWCWVGFAALGNVIRVDQGSVPLVGFVTTAAVFVLALSIPSAFVEVPEGLAGPLVFAACYFLVRVLQVGVFGWVARSNPKLRRRWLLLLAPPVTATALLVAAALVPQHLVEGDAERLLRLTLWIAAIGVEYGAGLGVRGTVTSAAHWAERYGLIVLIALGESIISLGLGPNLAADSLPLTAPVVMAAVVGIAVIAVLWWAYFDSLAVGMEHALYRTRDPDARRMLARYAYTYLHLPLVAGIILFALALKRLLHDLADPRTPAWGLPLPVIEALSLYGGVIIFLVTLIALGAVAPRKLRWPPVTAVALLLPLIPLSHRLPGLLALVLLSAVCLLLLIVQYVVDAPHRHQIRGTALREQLAIEAKQDEWRGRNL
- a CDS encoding ABC transporter ATP-binding protein, whose protein sequence is MAPEATAEESTWRTLRRGLALSPELRVGLAGTLGLALVYMVGRAAVPVAVQQGIDNGIAGGLRLDVVWTVVTVTAAVLVVTTTCGYLMMRRLFTVSETALSNVRVRAFRHVHDLSMLHQQSERRGSLVSRVTSDVDQITQFLQWGGVILLINIGQLVVTTAVMLAYSWQLTLVVYAAFGPAVFVIRLLQRRLAGAYGVVRQRTGTLLGAIAESVVGAPVIRAYGISGRTARRLDEAIDNQRQAQQRAIRISILGSSVGEIAAGLALAGVVVLGVLLGADRTLSIGEVTAFLFLVTLFVQPVQIATEVLNEAQNAIAGWRRVLDVLDVAPDVADPGESGRELPPGPLDIRFVAVGFAYPGGAPVLHDISVEIPAKSRVAVVGETGSGKTTFAKLLTRLMDPTEGDVLLSGMPLREVRFGALRSRVVMVPQDGFLFDATVAENVRFARPDLTDEQLTATFVELGLADWLDGLPAGLDTAVGERGEALSVGERQLVALARAYVADPDLLVLDEATSAVDPATELRLQRTLDTVTRGRTTLAIAHRLSTAQAADEVIVVDRGRIVQRGAHEELVRDAESVYGQLYASWLEQTR
- a CDS encoding ABC transporter ATP-binding protein, yielding MASGTSRDVLWRGLVVLGRAIREQPRIFAVAASSSVLFGLLIVASAYVVGAVVGDVVVPAIAEGSVPTAALALAAAALLGLSILRVVGILGRRLGAGYMQFRLQAAYRRRVTRRYLDLPLSWHQRNATGTLLSNANSDVEAAWHPVAPLPFAVGTLVMLVGAVVSLFVTDWALALVGLGVFPALFALNVVYSRRMAPRQARAQRLRAEVSGIAHESFDGALVVKTMGREAQETERFAARARELRDALVSVGRLRGVFDPMLETLPGLGTLAVLVVGTLRLRQGAISVAELVSVAYLFTVLAFPIRAIGWVLAELPRSVAGWERVRQVLDATGEMSYGPMTLDPADAGPVTLTFRDVHFAYEPAEAHLPGAEVLGEVGFTVPAGRTVALVGPTGAGKSTITSLAVRLVDPRAGVVEVDGVDVRDLSADSLARTVALVAQVPFVFDDSVRANITLDRPGLGDSQVWAALRLAGADGFVAALPEGLDTRVGERGTSLSGGQRQRLTLARALVGRPRLLVLDDATSAVDPRVEAAILAGLRAAEPGRAPTSILVVAYRRATIALADEVVYLEHGRVVARGTHTDLLATVPGYADLVTAYEQAEVEQAQQQGYDEVAPPLATGLELEVDR